GTCCGAGCGGGCACGAGAGCACATGAAGAAAGCCACCGCGATCGCGGAATCGATGGAGCCGCCTTCCGGGCCTCCGGGCGAAGCTTCGACCGATTCGCCGGTCAAGCCGCCCCATGAGCTATACGGCGAGCTCCTGCTCGACCAGGGCGCGATCGAGGAGGCCCTGGTGGCTTTCGAGAACTCTCTCCTGAGAACGCCGAAGCGGACGCGCTCGCTTCTCGGCGCGGCGCGGGCCGCTGCCAAGCTCGGAAACGACAAGCTGGCGGCGCGTCACTACGAGGCGATCGCCCGCGTTCCCGACGCGGGCTCCGAGCTTCCCGGGATGGAGGAAGCGCGCCGCTTCCTCCAGTCGAGCGAGGATCGTTGATCGACGCCGAGCGGCTGAAGCAAAGCCTTCTCGAGATCGCTGCGTTCGGCAGGCTTCCCGAAGGAGGAGTATCCCGGCTCGGGTTCTCCCCGCCGGATCAGCAGGCGCGTGAGTGGGTGATCCGCGAGATGCGGGACGCCGGCCTCGACGTATGGGTCGACGCCGCGGCGAACGTCCACGGCCGGCGCCAGGGGAAGGAGCCGACCCTTCCCGCCATCCTCTTCGGCTCGCACGTCGACTCGGTCCCCGAGGGAGGCATTTTCGACGGGACGCTCGGTAGCCTGGGAGCCCTCGAGGTGCTGCGGTCCCTCGACGAGCACGGCATCGAGACCCGCCATCCTCTCGAAATGGTGATCTGGGCCGACGAGGAAGGCGTGACCTTCGGCCAGGGACTCTTCGGAAGCCGCGCCGCGACCGCGGGCCCGAAGCGCGGGGAGCTCGACCTCGTCGATGCCGGCGGCGAGAGCCTGTCGGAGTGGCTCGAGCGCTACGGTCAGAACCCCGGCGAGCTCGACTCCGCAGTGATCGACCCGAAAGACGTGGCCGCTTACTTCGAGCTCCATATCGAGCAGGGACCGCACCTCCACCGGCAGAACGTTCCCATCGGCGTCGTTTCCGGAATCGTAGGCATCTTTCGCTTCGACGCCACCATCGAGGGCTTCGCGAACCACGCGGGCACGACGCCCATGGAAGAGCGGCGCGACGCGATGCTCTCCGCGGCGAAGCTCACGCAGGCGGTAAGAGAAGAAGTCATGGCCCGGCCGGGACGCCAGGTCGGAAACGTTGGCCTGCTGCGCGCTTTCCCTGGAGCGCCCAACGTCGTGCCCGGGCGCGTCAACCTGCCCATCGAATTGCGGGATCTCGACGAAGCCGTCGTCACCGACGTGCTCGAGCGCATCCGACAACGGGCAACCGCGATCGCCAGAGACGATCGAACCACGATCCGGATCCAGCCCTTCGCTTCCGAGGGCCCGGCGCTCACCGACGTCAGCCTCCAGGATCACATCGCTCGGGTCTCTTCCTCGCTCGGTCTCGATACCGTTCGGCTTCCGAGCGGCGCCGGCCACGACGCCCAGAGCGTTGCCCGCCACGGGATTCCGACGGGCATGATCTTCGTGCGCAGCAAGGACGGGGTCAGCCACAACCCGAACGAGTGGACGGACTGGGAGGATTGTGCGAGGGGAGTCGAGGTGCTCTATCGCGCCGTCCTCGAGCTCGATGACCGAGCCTGAGCTCCGCTTCGGAACCGCAGGCATCCGGGGAATTCTGGGCGACGGACCCGGGAAGATGAACCGATCGCTCGTCGTCCGCGTCACCTACGGGCTGGTACGCCATCTGCTCTCGATCCCGGGCGCGAAGGAGCGCGGGATCGTCATCGCCCGCGACGCTCGCAGACTCTCCGATGTTTTCCAGGAGGACGTCGCATCCGTGGCAAGCGGAATGGGCATGCCCGTCTACTACATGGAAGGCCCGCAGCCGACTCCACTCCTCGCGTTCGCGGTGAAGGAGCTCGGCGCCGCCGGGGGGATCGTCATCACCGCCTCGCACAACCCGCCGGAATACAACGGCTACAAGGTCTATTGGCAGAATGGCGCCCAGATCATCCCGCCGGTCGATTCGGCGATCCTGGCCGAAATCGATCGGGCTCCCGCCGTCAGTGCGATCCCCCGCGCGCGACAGTGGACGCGGGTCGATCTTCAGGAGGCCTACCTCGACGCGGTCGCCGGGCTCACGTTTCTTTCGAGTGCCGGTGAGATCCACATCGCCTACACGGCTCTCCACGGATGCGGTCAGAAGCTCTTCGTCGAGGCCCTGTCACGTCACGGTCTCCATGACGTGCACCCGGTGGCCGAGCAAGCGGAGCCCGACGGGACCTTCCCGACGGTTCGATTTCCCAATCCGGAAGAGCCCGGGTCCATGGATCGCGTGATCGCGCTCGCGCGCGAAAAAGAATGCGACATCGCGCTCGCCCACGATCCCGACGCCGATCGTCTCGGCGCCGCGGTCCGCGACCGGCGAGGCGACTACGTGACCCTCAACGGAAACGAGATCGGTGTCCTGCTCGCCCATCACGTCCTGAGCCATACCCGGGAGAAGAGACCCCTCGTCGTCTCGACCATCGTCTCTTCGCGCATGCTCGCGGAGATGGCGCGAGAGCTCGGGGTGCGCTACGAGGATACGCTGACCGGCTTCAAGTGGATCGCCAACGTCGCCCTGCGTATCGAGGCCGAGGAGCGGTGCCAGTTCGTCTACGGCTACGAGGAAGCCCTCGGTTATGCCGTCGGTACGGTGGTTCGAGACAAGGACGGCATCGGCGCCGGGCTGGTCCTGGCGGAGATGGCCGCGAGCCTGAAGTCTGAAGGCAAGACTCTCCTCGACGAGCTCGATGCTCTTTATTCCCGATACGGTTATTTCGCCACCCGCCAGAAGAGTCTCGTCGACGTGGCGTCCGAAGATGTCGTCGGTCGCCTGGAGCGCTGGCGCCG
This is a stretch of genomic DNA from Vicinamibacteria bacterium. It encodes these proteins:
- a CDS encoding Zn-dependent hydrolase produces the protein MIDAERLKQSLLEIAAFGRLPEGGVSRLGFSPPDQQAREWVIREMRDAGLDVWVDAAANVHGRRQGKEPTLPAILFGSHVDSVPEGGIFDGTLGSLGALEVLRSLDEHGIETRHPLEMVIWADEEGVTFGQGLFGSRAATAGPKRGELDLVDAGGESLSEWLERYGQNPGELDSAVIDPKDVAAYFELHIEQGPHLHRQNVPIGVVSGIVGIFRFDATIEGFANHAGTTPMEERRDAMLSAAKLTQAVREEVMARPGRQVGNVGLLRAFPGAPNVVPGRVNLPIELRDLDEAVVTDVLERIRQRATAIARDDRTTIRIQPFASEGPALTDVSLQDHIARVSSSLGLDTVRLPSGAGHDAQSVARHGIPTGMIFVRSKDGVSHNPNEWTDWEDCARGVEVLYRAVLELDDRA
- a CDS encoding phospho-sugar mutase, translating into MTEPELRFGTAGIRGILGDGPGKMNRSLVVRVTYGLVRHLLSIPGAKERGIVIARDARRLSDVFQEDVASVASGMGMPVYYMEGPQPTPLLAFAVKELGAAGGIVITASHNPPEYNGYKVYWQNGAQIIPPVDSAILAEIDRAPAVSAIPRARQWTRVDLQEAYLDAVAGLTFLSSAGEIHIAYTALHGCGQKLFVEALSRHGLHDVHPVAEQAEPDGTFPTVRFPNPEEPGSMDRVIALAREKECDIALAHDPDADRLGAAVRDRRGDYVTLNGNEIGVLLAHHVLSHTREKRPLVVSTIVSSRMLAEMARELGVRYEDTLTGFKWIANVALRIEAEERCQFVYGYEEALGYAVGTVVRDKDGIGAGLVLAEMAASLKSEGKTLLDELDALYSRYGYFATRQKSLVDVASEDVVGRLERWRRPTARLEDVLVYDCDDGGRVAVRPSGTEPKLKFYLEVVEPFDEHARARAKARLDALEAT